In Kushneria marisflavi, the following are encoded in one genomic region:
- the alaS gene encoding alanine--tRNA ligase, producing the protein MKSADIRQAFLNFFEQHGHTQVPSSSLVPDNDPTLLFTNAGMVPFKDVFLGRDPRPYVRATSAQRCVRAGGKHNDLDNVGYTARHHTLFEMLGNFSFGDYFKREAIQYAWQFLTVNLGLPAEKLWVTVHVSDDEAADIWLNEVGVSAERFSRLEEDNFWQMGETGPCGPSSEIFFDHGPDVFGGPPGSPDEDGDRYIEIWNLVFMQYDRDAQGNMTPLPSPSIDTGMGLERIAAVMQGVHSNYEIDLFKRLLASAAEITSQDDIHQPSLRVIADHIRSCAFLIVDGVMPSNEGRGYVLRRIIRRAVRHGHKLGAREPFFHCLVAALDEEMGEAYPELHARREQIERVLLKEEEQFARTLDHGMRLLDEALAGLESSELSGETIFKLYDTYGFPYDLTADIARERNITLDEAGFQRELEAQRERARAASQFGARLETNIDLEGATEFVGRDHLAAQAQVLTLLDDDGQQVEQLEAGQSGAVVLDETPFYAESGGQIGDRGTLSLPGVVFNVRDTQKRGQHFVHLGEVSEGVLPALAKVEASVEVLARHAIMRNHSATHLLHEALRRVLGTHVQQKGSQVGDERLRFDFSHNEAMTSEELERVEAMINEQVMANTPVTTQLMTLDEARKLGAQALFEAKYGESVRVLTMGSDDFSIELCGGTHVLRTGDIGPVRLLSETGVAAGVRRIEAISGHATLRWFRDQQSLVARLADQVRARPDQLETRVGSLLERNRELERELERNRAKLASQAGNDLLDAAEDIGGVRVLARQLEGVGAKELRGVMDQMKNRLGSGVIVLAVAGDDKVNLIAGVTKDLVDRLSAGSLVSAIAPMVGGRGGGRADMAQAGGSDVSGVDNALQAARRWVAETLEG; encoded by the coding sequence ATGAAAAGCGCCGACATACGACAAGCATTTCTGAATTTTTTTGAACAGCATGGCCATACCCAGGTGCCTTCCAGTTCACTGGTGCCTGATAACGACCCCACGCTGCTTTTCACCAATGCCGGTATGGTGCCTTTCAAGGATGTCTTTTTAGGGCGCGACCCCAGGCCCTACGTCCGGGCGACCTCGGCACAGCGCTGTGTCAGAGCCGGCGGCAAGCACAATGACCTCGATAACGTCGGCTATACCGCGCGCCACCACACCCTGTTCGAAATGCTGGGCAACTTCAGTTTTGGCGACTATTTCAAGCGTGAGGCCATTCAATACGCCTGGCAGTTTCTGACGGTCAATCTGGGGCTGCCGGCCGAAAAGCTTTGGGTCACGGTTCATGTCAGCGATGATGAAGCCGCCGATATCTGGCTCAATGAAGTGGGCGTCAGCGCCGAGCGTTTTTCGCGTCTGGAAGAAGACAATTTCTGGCAGATGGGCGAGACCGGCCCGTGTGGTCCCTCTTCGGAAATCTTTTTCGACCACGGCCCGGATGTATTCGGTGGCCCTCCGGGAAGCCCGGATGAAGACGGCGATCGCTACATCGAGATCTGGAACCTGGTTTTCATGCAGTACGACCGTGATGCCCAGGGCAACATGACGCCGCTGCCCAGTCCTTCGATCGACACCGGCATGGGTCTTGAGCGGATTGCCGCTGTCATGCAGGGCGTTCACTCCAACTACGAGATCGATCTCTTCAAGCGTTTGCTGGCCTCTGCCGCCGAGATTACCAGCCAGGACGACATTCATCAGCCATCGCTGCGCGTGATTGCCGATCACATCCGTTCTTGTGCCTTTTTGATTGTCGACGGTGTGATGCCCTCCAACGAAGGGCGCGGCTATGTGCTGCGTCGCATCATTCGTCGCGCGGTGCGCCATGGTCACAAGCTGGGCGCGCGTGAACCCTTCTTCCACTGTCTGGTCGCGGCACTGGATGAAGAGATGGGGGAGGCCTATCCCGAGCTGCACGCCCGTCGTGAGCAGATCGAACGGGTGCTGCTCAAGGAGGAAGAGCAGTTTGCCCGCACGCTGGACCACGGCATGCGCCTGCTTGATGAAGCGCTGGCCGGGCTTGAGTCCAGTGAGCTGAGTGGCGAGACCATTTTCAAGCTCTATGACACCTATGGTTTCCCTTATGACCTGACGGCTGACATTGCCCGTGAGCGCAACATCACCCTTGATGAAGCCGGTTTTCAGCGCGAACTCGAGGCGCAGCGTGAGCGTGCCCGTGCGGCCAGTCAGTTCGGCGCGCGCCTTGAGACGAATATTGATCTTGAAGGGGCCACCGAGTTTGTCGGGCGTGATCATCTGGCCGCACAGGCGCAGGTGCTGACGCTGCTTGATGACGACGGGCAGCAGGTTGAACAGCTTGAAGCCGGTCAGAGCGGTGCCGTGGTGCTGGATGAAACGCCGTTTTATGCCGAATCCGGCGGTCAGATCGGCGATCGCGGCACCCTGTCGCTGCCGGGTGTCGTATTCAACGTCCGTGATACCCAAAAGCGGGGTCAGCACTTCGTGCATCTGGGCGAGGTCAGCGAAGGTGTGCTGCCTGCGCTGGCAAAGGTAGAGGCCAGCGTCGAGGTGCTGGCTCGTCACGCCATCATGCGCAACCATTCGGCCACCCACCTTTTGCATGAAGCGCTGCGTCGCGTACTCGGCACGCACGTGCAGCAAAAGGGCTCACAAGTGGGCGATGAGCGGCTACGCTTTGACTTCAGCCACAATGAGGCCATGACGTCAGAGGAGCTCGAGCGTGTCGAAGCCATGATCAATGAACAGGTCATGGCGAACACGCCGGTGACCACGCAGCTGATGACACTGGATGAGGCACGCAAGCTGGGCGCCCAGGCGCTGTTTGAAGCCAAGTACGGTGAAAGTGTGCGCGTATTGACCATGGGCAGCGATGACTTCTCCATTGAGCTGTGTGGCGGTACCCATGTTCTGCGTACCGGTGACATCGGGCCGGTACGACTGCTCAGCGAGACAGGTGTGGCTGCCGGTGTGCGCCGTATCGAGGCCATCTCCGGTCATGCCACCCTGCGCTGGTTCCGTGATCAGCAGTCGCTGGTGGCGCGTCTGGCCGATCAGGTGCGCGCACGTCCCGATCAGCTCGAAACACGCGTAGGCAGTCTTCTGGAGCGCAACCGCGAACTCGAGCGTGAGCTTGAACGCAATCGCGCCAAACTGGCCAGTCAGGCCGGTAATGATCTGCTGGACGCGGCCGAGGACATCGGTGGCGTTCGTGTTCTGGCTCGTCAGCTTGAAGGGGTTGGCGCGAAGGAGCTTCGCGGTGTCATGGACCAGATGAAAAACAGGCTTGGTTCCGGCGTGATTGTTCTGGCTGTGGCCGGCGATGACAAGGTCAATCTGATTGCCGGTGTCACAAAGGATCTGGTGGATCGGCTCAGTGCCGGCAGTCTCGTCAGCGCCATTGCCCCCATGGTCGGTGGTCGCGGTGGCGGTCGTGCCGACATGGCTCAGGCCGGGGGCAGCGACGTCAGTGGCGTGGACAATGCCCTGCAGGCCGCACGCCGGTGGGTTGCCGAAACACTCGAGGGATGA
- a CDS encoding regulatory protein RecX: protein MSQRTPYEEAIALLARREYTRSELEERLLRHEHPPEEVSALLDRLAEDNLQSDARFVEHFVRSRIARLQGPRKISAELSGRGIERDMIAQALEESDADWTSLAAEALQRRFDGPGDDMKARAKRQRFLASRGFDGQQCSSAMRLAWLS, encoded by the coding sequence ATGTCACAAAGAACGCCATACGAAGAGGCCATTGCACTGCTGGCCCGGCGAGAATATACCCGCAGCGAGCTCGAGGAGCGCCTGCTGCGCCATGAGCATCCGCCTGAGGAGGTCAGTGCGCTGCTGGATCGTCTTGCCGAGGACAATCTGCAGTCCGATGCTCGATTCGTTGAGCATTTCGTTCGCTCGCGCATCGCGCGTTTGCAGGGCCCGCGCAAGATCAGCGCAGAACTGTCCGGTCGGGGGATCGAGCGCGACATGATTGCTCAGGCGCTGGAAGAGAGCGACGCAGACTGGACGTCGCTTGCCGCCGAGGCGCTCCAGCGCCGTTTTGACGGCCCCGGCGATGACATGAAGGCCCGCGCCAAACGCCAGCGCTTTCTGGCATCACGTGGGTTTGACGGCCAGCAGTGCAGCAGTGCCATGCGACTGGCCTGGCTGTCGTGA
- the recA gene encoding recombinase RecA, which produces MAQDDNRSKALNAALSQIERQFGKGAVMRMGDTPRVAIPAVSTGSLGLDIALGVGGLPYGRIVEIFGPEASGKTTITLSVIAQAQKQGKTCAFIDAEHALDPSYAEKLGVNLDDMLVSQPDTGEQALEICDMLVRSGGVDVIVVDSVAALTPRAEIEGEMGDSHVGLQARLMSQALRKVTGHIKNANCMVMFVNQIRMKIGVMFGNPETTTGGNALKFYSSVRLDIRRTGSVKQGDEAVGNETRVKVVKNKVAPPFRQAEFQILYGKGIYHAGEVVDLGVQCSLVNKAGAWYSYKGNKIGQGKANAAQYLEDNPEVMQEIEDAIRGQLLTTPKTKEEEKAAEAEAPADADASGDELL; this is translated from the coding sequence ATGGCACAGGATGACAACCGCTCCAAGGCGCTTAATGCAGCGCTATCCCAGATCGAGCGCCAGTTCGGCAAGGGTGCCGTCATGCGGATGGGTGATACGCCCCGCGTGGCAATTCCCGCCGTCTCAACCGGCTCACTCGGGCTGGATATCGCGCTTGGCGTAGGCGGTCTGCCCTATGGGCGTATCGTTGAGATTTTCGGGCCCGAGGCCTCGGGTAAAACCACCATTACCCTGTCCGTCATCGCTCAGGCGCAAAAGCAGGGCAAGACCTGCGCCTTTATCGATGCCGAGCACGCACTCGACCCCAGCTACGCCGAAAAACTGGGCGTCAATCTTGATGACATGCTGGTCTCACAGCCCGATACCGGCGAGCAGGCCCTCGAGATCTGCGACATGCTGGTTCGCTCCGGCGGAGTGGATGTTATCGTGGTTGACTCTGTCGCCGCGTTGACACCGCGTGCCGAGATCGAGGGCGAGATGGGCGATTCCCACGTCGGCCTTCAGGCACGCCTGATGTCACAGGCGCTGCGCAAGGTGACCGGACACATCAAGAATGCCAACTGCATGGTGATGTTCGTCAACCAGATCCGCATGAAAATCGGTGTCATGTTTGGTAACCCCGAAACCACCACCGGCGGTAACGCGCTCAAGTTTTATTCGAGCGTACGTCTGGATATCCGCCGTACCGGTTCGGTCAAGCAGGGCGATGAAGCCGTGGGCAACGAAACCCGCGTCAAGGTCGTCAAGAACAAGGTGGCACCGCCGTTCCGTCAGGCCGAATTCCAGATCCTCTACGGCAAGGGCATTTATCACGCCGGTGAAGTGGTCGACCTCGGCGTCCAGTGCAGCCTGGTCAACAAGGCCGGCGCCTGGTACAGCTACAAGGGCAACAAGATCGGGCAGGGCAAAGCCAATGCTGCCCAGTATCTTGAAGATAACCCCGAGGTTATGCAGGAGATCGAGGACGCTATCCGCGGCCAGCTTCTGACAACACCGAAAACGAAGGAAGAAGAAAAGGCCGCAGAAGCCGAAGCGCCGGCTGACGCTGATGCCAGCGGTGACGAGCTTTTGTAG
- a CDS encoding CinA family protein, giving the protein MATASGIQELASRLCLLCQQQRVVLTTAESCTGGGVARAITDIAGSSSCFETGYVTYSNAAKQRLLGVSSVSLELFGAVSETVVHEMVRGACRDSGAELGVAISGVAGPGGGTPDKPVGTVWLAWGNATQSQAQCYRLNGERLEVRREAVALALRGLIDRLQENPFD; this is encoded by the coding sequence ATGGCAACAGCATCAGGCATACAGGAGCTGGCCAGCCGGCTGTGTCTGCTCTGTCAGCAGCAGCGTGTGGTGCTGACCACCGCCGAATCCTGCACTGGTGGCGGTGTGGCACGTGCCATTACCGACATCGCCGGCAGCTCGTCATGTTTCGAGACCGGCTATGTGACCTATTCCAATGCTGCCAAGCAGCGTCTGCTGGGCGTGTCGTCGGTGTCTCTGGAGCTTTTCGGTGCCGTCAGTGAGACCGTGGTCCATGAAATGGTGCGCGGCGCCTGTCGTGACAGCGGTGCTGAGCTGGGGGTGGCAATCAGCGGTGTGGCAGGCCCGGGTGGCGGAACCCCGGACAAGCCAGTGGGTACCGTGTGGCTGGCATGGGGGAATGCCACCCAGAGTCAGGCCCAGTGCTATCGTCTCAACGGCGAACGCCTCGAGGTACGTCGTGAAGCCGTGGCACTGGCCCTCAGGGGGCTGATAGACCGGCTGCAGGAGAATCCCTTTGACTGA
- the mutS gene encoding DNA mismatch repair protein MutS translates to MMAQYFRIKREHPDVLLFYRMGDFYELFHDDAKRAASLLDITLTARGSSNGAPIPMAGVPYHSAEGYLARLVRMGESVAICEQIGDPATAKGPVERRVVRIVTPGTLHDEALLDERRDNLVAALHGDNDHWGLAWLELSSGRFSVLEVEGEGDMLAELHRLDPAELLVMESLRLPARLEGRPGLRRQSDWHFDLETSRRLLCDQLQVQNLSGFGCDHLTRALTAGGVLIDYVRDTQRTALPHITAIGVENRDESVVIDAASRRNLEIDQNMAGGQDNTLASVLDTTATAMGARLLRRWLNRPLRDRDQINARQQGVRLLGEQDHVEAFNDILRGIGDVERILARVALLSARPRDLARLRDALNVLPALAERLEGIARGSTLDDLAHHIVPYPELADTLTRALIDSPPVVIRDGGVIREGFDEELDEFRALQENAGDYLVQLETRERERTGLSGLKVGYNRVHGYYIEIPRAQAREVPADYIRRQTLKNAERFIIPELKTFEDKALSARTRALAREKLLYDGLLEALNAELVALTQTAQALATLDVLHAFAERAQTLSLVCPTLREAPGMTIRDGRHPVVEHVSSHPFVPNDLHFDDATRMLVITGPNMGGKSTFMRQNALIALLAHTGCFVPASHAEIGPIDRIFTRIGSSDDLAGGRSTFMVEMTETASILHNATDQSLVLMDEIGRGTSTFDGLSLAWAAAEHLTGTRAFTLFATHYFEMTGLPDQAEGVANVHLNATEHNDGIVFMHRVEPGPASQSYGLQVAQLAGVPRAVIARAREKLLTLEAQDSERPNAPLRTPAPQQDDLFASTPHPVVEALSQLDLDALSPRQAQEWLYQWRERIKQDS, encoded by the coding sequence ATGATGGCGCAGTATTTTCGTATCAAGCGCGAGCACCCCGATGTGCTGCTGTTCTACCGCATGGGAGATTTCTACGAACTCTTTCATGACGATGCCAAACGGGCCGCGTCACTGCTCGACATTACGCTGACCGCACGCGGCAGCTCCAACGGCGCCCCCATTCCCATGGCAGGTGTCCCATACCACAGCGCCGAAGGCTATCTCGCACGACTGGTGCGCATGGGCGAGTCGGTCGCCATCTGTGAACAGATCGGAGACCCGGCGACCGCCAAGGGTCCGGTCGAGCGCCGGGTCGTGCGCATTGTCACTCCAGGCACGCTGCACGATGAAGCGCTGCTCGACGAGCGCCGTGACAATCTGGTCGCCGCCCTTCATGGCGACAATGATCACTGGGGACTGGCCTGGCTCGAGCTTTCCAGCGGGCGTTTCAGCGTGCTGGAAGTTGAAGGCGAAGGCGACATGCTCGCCGAACTTCACCGACTCGATCCGGCAGAGCTTCTGGTCATGGAAAGTCTGCGTCTGCCCGCACGTCTGGAAGGACGCCCCGGCTTGCGACGCCAGAGCGACTGGCACTTTGATCTGGAAACGTCCCGGCGTCTGCTGTGTGATCAACTGCAGGTACAAAACCTTTCCGGCTTTGGCTGTGACCATCTGACCCGGGCACTGACCGCCGGCGGCGTCCTGATCGATTATGTCCGCGATACCCAGCGCACCGCCCTGCCCCACATTACCGCCATCGGCGTTGAAAACCGCGATGAATCAGTGGTGATCGACGCCGCCAGCCGACGCAATCTGGAAATTGACCAGAACATGGCCGGCGGTCAGGACAACACGCTGGCCTCGGTGCTGGATACCACGGCCACCGCAATGGGCGCGCGCCTTTTGAGGCGCTGGCTGAACCGCCCCCTGCGCGACCGGGATCAGATCAACGCCCGACAGCAGGGCGTGCGGCTTCTGGGCGAACAAGACCATGTCGAAGCCTTCAACGATATCCTGCGCGGTATCGGTGACGTTGAACGCATCCTGGCGCGCGTAGCCCTGCTCAGCGCCCGACCGCGCGACCTTGCCCGACTGCGTGATGCCCTCAATGTCCTGCCGGCGCTGGCCGAACGGCTGGAAGGCATTGCCCGGGGCAGCACGCTGGACGATCTCGCTCACCATATCGTGCCCTATCCCGAGCTTGCCGACACGCTGACCCGGGCGCTGATTGACAGCCCGCCGGTCGTGATCCGCGATGGCGGCGTCATTCGCGAAGGCTTTGACGAGGAGCTCGACGAGTTCAGGGCGCTGCAGGAGAATGCCGGCGACTATCTGGTCCAGCTGGAAACTCGCGAACGTGAACGCACCGGGCTTTCAGGGCTCAAGGTGGGCTATAACCGCGTGCATGGCTACTACATCGAGATTCCGCGTGCTCAGGCGAGGGAAGTCCCGGCGGATTACATCCGGCGCCAGACGCTCAAGAATGCCGAACGCTTCATCATTCCCGAACTCAAGACCTTCGAGGACAAGGCGCTCTCGGCTCGCACCCGAGCGCTGGCGCGTGAGAAACTGCTCTACGACGGCCTGCTAGAGGCGCTCAATGCCGAGCTGGTCGCCCTGACCCAGACCGCCCAGGCCCTGGCCACTCTGGATGTGCTGCACGCCTTTGCCGAGCGGGCGCAGACGCTGTCGCTGGTTTGCCCAACGCTTCGTGAAGCCCCCGGCATGACCATTCGCGACGGGCGTCACCCGGTGGTCGAGCATGTCTCGAGCCACCCCTTCGTACCCAACGACCTGCATTTTGACGATGCCACCCGAATGCTGGTCATTACCGGGCCCAACATGGGCGGCAAGTCGACTTTCATGCGTCAGAATGCGCTGATTGCACTGCTGGCGCATACCGGCTGCTTCGTGCCGGCAAGCCATGCCGAAATCGGCCCGATCGACCGAATCTTTACGCGCATCGGTTCTTCGGACGATCTGGCCGGCGGCCGTTCGACCTTCATGGTCGAAATGACAGAGACCGCCAGCATCCTGCACAACGCGACCGATCAAAGCCTGGTATTGATGGACGAGATCGGACGCGGCACCAGTACCTTTGACGGGCTGTCACTGGCCTGGGCAGCCGCCGAGCATCTGACCGGGACGCGCGCCTTTACGCTGTTTGCAACGCACTACTTCGAGATGACCGGCCTTCCCGATCAGGCCGAGGGTGTGGCCAACGTGCATCTCAATGCTACCGAGCATAATGACGGGATCGTGTTCATGCATCGGGTTGAGCCGGGCCCGGCCAGCCAGAGCTATGGGCTGCAGGTGGCACAGTTGGCAGGCGTCCCCCGCGCCGTGATTGCCCGCGCCCGCGAAAAGCTTCTGACGCTTGAGGCCCAGGACAGCGAGCGCCCGAACGCGCCTCTCAGAACGCCCGCACCGCAGCAGGATGATCTTTTCGCCAGTACGCCGCATCCGGTGGTCGAAGCCCTCTCACAGCTGGATCTGGACGCCCTGTCACCACGTCAGGCACAGGAGTGGCTCTATCAGTGGCGTGAGAGGATAAAACAGGACTCGTAA
- the fdxA gene encoding ferredoxin FdxA, translating to MTFVVTENCIQCKYMDCVEVCPVDCFYEGPNFLVIHPDECIDCALCEPECPAEAIFSEDELPEGQEKFIEINADLAEQWPNINERADPPADADEWNGVPGKIDKLVR from the coding sequence ATGACCTTTGTCGTCACCGAGAACTGTATTCAATGCAAATACATGGACTGCGTGGAAGTCTGCCCGGTCGACTGCTTCTATGAAGGTCCCAATTTCCTGGTCATTCATCCGGATGAATGCATCGACTGCGCTCTGTGCGAACCGGAATGCCCGGCCGAGGCCATCTTTTCGGAAGACGAGCTACCGGAAGGTCAGGAAAAGTTTATCGAGATCAACGCCGATCTGGCCGAGCAGTGGCCCAACATCAACGAGCGGGCTGACCCACCAGCCGACGCCGATGAATGGAACGGCGTTCCCGGCAAGATCGATAAACTGGTGCGCTAA
- the eno gene encoding phosphopyruvate hydratase has product MAEIVDIHGLEVLDSRGNPTVMATVTLAGGIREQAYAPSGASTGSREALELRDGDKSRYLGKGVKKAVEAVNTVIRERLKGMDANDQRALDQAMLELDGTDNKGNLGANAILAVSLAAARAAATEKGMPLYAHIAELYGTPGQFSMPLPMMNIMNGGEHADNNIDIQEFMIQPVGAKSFAEGLRMGAEIFHALKKVLSGRGQSTAVGDEGGFAPNLESNADALGAIKQAVSDAGYQLGHDVTLALDCAASEFYKDGQYTLSGENKSFTSESFADYLADLVDQYPIVSIEDGLDESDWDGWKALTDKLGDRIQLVGDDLFVTNTRIFREGIDKGIGNSILIKFNQIGSLTETLDAIKMARDAGYTAVISHRSGETEDTTIADLAVGTCAGQIKTGSLSRSDRVAKYNRLLVIEDQLAGKAPYKGLSEVKGQS; this is encoded by the coding sequence ATGGCCGAGATTGTTGATATTCATGGACTCGAAGTGCTCGATTCGCGCGGTAATCCCACCGTCATGGCCACGGTGACGCTGGCTGGCGGTATTCGCGAGCAGGCTTATGCGCCGTCGGGTGCCTCTACCGGTTCGCGTGAAGCGCTGGAGCTACGCGATGGTGACAAGTCACGCTATCTGGGCAAGGGCGTCAAAAAGGCCGTGGAAGCCGTCAACACGGTGATTCGTGAGCGCCTCAAGGGCATGGACGCCAACGATCAGCGCGCGCTGGATCAGGCCATGCTGGAGCTCGACGGGACCGACAACAAGGGCAACCTGGGGGCCAACGCCATTCTCGCCGTTTCGCTGGCCGCCGCGCGTGCCGCCGCGACCGAGAAGGGCATGCCGCTTTACGCCCACATTGCCGAGCTCTACGGCACGCCGGGTCAGTTCAGCATGCCGCTGCCGATGATGAACATCATGAATGGCGGTGAGCACGCGGACAATAACATCGACATCCAGGAATTCATGATTCAGCCGGTCGGCGCCAAGAGCTTTGCCGAAGGCCTGCGCATGGGTGCTGAAATTTTCCATGCATTGAAAAAGGTGCTTTCCGGTCGCGGGCAGTCTACCGCGGTGGGTGATGAGGGAGGCTTCGCGCCGAACCTTGAATCCAACGCCGATGCACTGGGCGCCATCAAGCAGGCGGTCAGCGATGCCGGCTATCAGCTGGGCCACGATGTCACGCTGGCGCTCGACTGTGCGGCGTCCGAATTCTACAAGGATGGCCAGTACACGCTCTCCGGCGAGAACAAGAGCTTTACCAGCGAAAGCTTTGCCGACTACCTGGCCGATCTGGTGGATCAGTACCCGATCGTGTCCATCGAGGACGGCCTGGATGAGTCCGACTGGGATGGCTGGAAAGCGCTGACTGACAAGCTGGGTGATCGTATACAGCTGGTGGGTGATGATCTGTTCGTCACCAACACGCGTATCTTCCGTGAAGGCATCGACAAGGGCATCGGCAACTCGATTCTGATCAAGTTCAACCAGATCGGTTCCCTGACGGAAACGCTGGATGCGATCAAGATGGCGCGTGATGCCGGCTATACCGCGGTGATCTCTCACCGTAGCGGTGAGACCGAGGACACCACCATCGCCGATCTGGCTGTTGGCACCTGTGCCGGGCAGATCAAGACCGGCTCACTGTCACGCAGCGATCGCGTTGCCAAATACAACCGTCTGCTGGTGATCGAGGATCAGTTGGCAGGCAAGGCGCCCTACAAGGGCCTGTCAGAAGTAAAGGGTCAATCCTGA
- the kdsA gene encoding 3-deoxy-8-phosphooctulonate synthase yields MTGTDIMQKTVAIGDIPTGNQQPLTLFGGMNVLESREMAIEVADAWVEATKALGIPYVFKASFDKANRSSIHSYRGPGLDEGLKILDEIKSRFNVPVLTDVHEPDQARAVADVCDVIQLPAFLARQTDLVVAMAKTGAVVNIKKPQFIAPHEMRHIITKFEEAGNDRLILCERGSSFGYNNLVVDMLGFGEMKKTGYPVFFDVTHSLQQPGGRADSAGGRRQQVVELARSGVATGIAGLFVEAHPDPDNARCDGPCALPLNRLTPFLEQIRMLDGVVKHFDPIDIR; encoded by the coding sequence ATGACCGGCACTGACATTATGCAGAAAACCGTTGCCATCGGTGATATCCCGACCGGCAATCAGCAGCCGCTGACGCTTTTTGGTGGCATGAACGTGCTCGAATCACGGGAGATGGCCATCGAGGTGGCCGATGCCTGGGTCGAAGCTACCAAAGCGCTGGGCATTCCCTATGTGTTCAAGGCCAGTTTTGACAAGGCCAACCGCAGCTCGATCCACTCCTACCGTGGGCCAGGCCTTGATGAAGGGCTCAAGATCCTTGATGAGATCAAAAGCCGCTTCAACGTGCCGGTGCTGACGGATGTGCACGAGCCGGATCAGGCGCGTGCCGTGGCCGATGTCTGTGACGTCATTCAGCTGCCGGCCTTCCTGGCCCGCCAGACCGATCTGGTGGTGGCCATGGCGAAAACCGGCGCGGTGGTCAACATCAAGAAGCCACAGTTCATTGCCCCGCACGAGATGCGCCACATCATCACCAAGTTCGAGGAGGCCGGTAACGATCGGCTGATCCTGTGTGAGCGCGGTTCAAGCTTTGGCTACAACAACCTGGTGGTCGACATGCTTGGCTTTGGCGAGATGAAAAAAACCGGCTATCCGGTCTTTTTCGATGTCACCCACTCGCTGCAGCAGCCGGGTGGGCGTGCCGACAGCGCCGGAGGACGTCGCCAGCAGGTGGTCGAGCTGGCTCGCTCCGGTGTGGCCACCGGCATCGCCGGGCTTTTTGTCGAGGCCCATCCGGACCCCGACAACGCGCGTTGCGATGGTCCCTGCGCACTGCCGCTGAATCGACTGACCCCTTTCCTGGAGCAGATCAGGATGCTCGATGGGGTGGTCAAGCACTTCGATCCCATCGATATTCGCTAG